The Penaeus chinensis breed Huanghai No. 1 chromosome 29, ASM1920278v2, whole genome shotgun sequence genome window below encodes:
- the LOC125040592 gene encoding geranylgeranyl transferase type-1 subunit beta-like — MSGLEEYQFLRKRHVRFLQRCVQVLPYSAVTFDTSRMTVLFFTLSGLDLLNALDEIDDAERKHIIDWIYSLQILPEDKDQMSRAGFRGGSSLASCRSSNKYLSNISSFDCGHITMTYTALASLVILGDDLSRVNREAVLAHVAALQCEDGSFFSTLGGSENDMRFMYCAATICYILQDFSAINIDAAVKYIVNSMSYEGAMGQGIYLESHGGSSYCAVATLQLMGKLDSGLSNTQRQRLVRWLVSRLTEGGFQGRPNKRADTCYTFWIGASLKLLGCLDLLDISTLRQFVLSTQDPITGGLAKYPDTPPDGLHTYLGISGLALLEQDELRTIDPALNITQRALKHLHTLHKNNLQNSDPSIKC; from the exons ATGTCCGGCTTAGAAGAGTATCAATTTTTACGAAAAAGACACGTCAGATTCCTACAGAGATGTGTCCAGGTCCTCCCATATAGTGCCGTTACCTTTGACACAAGTCG CATGACCGTGTTGTTCTTCACACTGTCCGGCCTTGATCTGTTAAACGCACTGGATGAAATAGATGATGCAGAGAGAAAGCACATCATTGACTGGATATATTCCTTACAAATATTACCAGAAGATAAAG ACCAAATGTCAAGAGCAGGATTTCGCGGCGGTTCGTCCCTCGCCAGCTGTAGGTCATCAAACAAGTACCTCTCAAACATTTCCTCCTTTGACTGTGGTCACATCACCATGACCTACACAGCCCTAGCATCTCTAGTCATCCTCGGTGATGACCTGAGTCGGGTTAACAGGGAAGCTGTCCTAGCACATGTTGCAGCTCTGCAGTGTGAGGATGGCAG CTTTTTCTCAACTTTGGGTGGAAGTGAAAACGACATGCGATTTATGTACTGTGCTGCCACAATCTGCTATATTCTGCAGGATTTTTCAGCTATCAATATAGATGCTGCCGTAAAGTACATAGTTAATAGCATG agTTATGAAGGTGCTATGGGTCAAGGTATTTACTTAGAGTCACATGGTGGAAGCAGTTATTGTGCAGTAGCAACATTGCAACTCATGGGAAAACTAGATTCAGGTCTTTCCAACACTCAG CGTCAGAGATTAGTCAGGTGGTTAGTTAGCCGTTTGACGGAAGGAGGTTTTCAAGGTCGGCCGAACAAGCGAGCTGATACCTGTTACACTTTTTGGATAGGAGCTTCACTTAAG TTGCTCGGGTGCTTGGACCTCCTAGACATCAGCACACTGAGGCAGTTTGTACTCTCAACACAAGATCCAATCACAGGAGGACTAGCTAAATACCCCGACACTCCCCCTGATGGCCTGCACACCTACCTTGGCATCAGTGGACTAGCACTTCTTGAACAAGATGAACTTCGGACCATAGACCCAGCACTGAACATCACCCAGAGAGCTCTAAAACACTTACATACTTTGCACAAAAATAATCTTCAAAATTCTGATCCATCTATTAAGTGTTGa